A portion of the Bactrocera neohumeralis isolate Rockhampton chromosome 2, APGP_CSIRO_Bneo_wtdbg2-racon-allhic-juicebox.fasta_v2, whole genome shotgun sequence genome contains these proteins:
- the LOC126764862 gene encoding DNA damage-binding protein 1, with product MSHHYVVTAQKPTAVVSCVTGNFTSPTDLNLIIARNSQLEIDLVTPEGLRPLKEVNINGQICVMRHFRPQDSKKDLLFILTFRYNVMILECRMVGDQISVVTKAHGNVSDQVSIPTEGGVIAVIDPKARVIGMCLYMGLFTIIPLDKETSELKATNLRMDELNVYDVEFLYGCINPTIIVIHKDVDGRHVKTHEINLRDKEFMKIAWKQDNVETEATMLIPVPTPLGGAIVIGRESIVYHDGNSYHAVAPSTFKQSTINCYARVDSKGQRYLLGNMYGQLFMLFLETIDNGKGGVSVKEIKVELLGEISIPECITYLDNGFLFIGSKHGDSQLVRLSTTPNENGSYVIPMENFTSLAPILDLGVVDLDRQGQGQIITCSGSFKDGSLRIIRIGIGIQEHACIDLPGIKGMWSLKVGIDESVFENTLVLAFVGHTRILTLTGEEVEETDIPGFISDQQTFHCSNVDYDQIIQVTPLTVRLVKSSTKSLVGEWQPPDGKRIGVVSCNTSQIVVASACNVYYIEIENCFLAEKSHRALEYEVACLDITPLEEGKNKADLVSIGLWTDISVVILSLPKLETMYTEKLFGEIIPRSILMTTFEGIHYLLCALGDGSMFYFILNRLDGRLSEKKKVTLGTQPTTLRTFKSFATTNVFACSDRPTVIYSSNHKLVFSNVNLKEVNHMCSLNAQSYPDSLALATKNSVILGTIDEIQKLHIRTVPLGEGPRRIAYQESSQTFGVATLRVDVQGRGGPKPTRPSASTQAQNITYASNIIPKPGGGSAATTNAEVGQELEINNLLIIDQNTFEVLHAHQFMPSESIISLMSAKLGDDPNTYYVVSTALIYADDPEPKIGRIIIFHYNENKLTQVAETKIDGSCNSLVEFNGKVLAGINSFVRLYEWTNEKELRMECNIQNNISVLYLKAKGDFILVGDLMRSMTLLQHKQMEGIFVEISRDCDPKWMRAVEILDDDTFLGSETYGNLFVCQKDSAATTDEERQLLPEVARFHLGDVVNVFRHGSLVMQNVGERTTPNMGCVLYGSVNGAIGIVTQIPQDFYDFLHSLEERLTNTIKSVGKIDHSYYRSYQTTQKTEPCENFIDGDLIESFLDLGRDKMKETVMGLELTLNGEKKEADVDDVIKIVEDLTRMH from the exons ATGTCACACCATTATGTGGTTACGGCACAGAAGCCGACAGCAGTAGTAAGCTGTGTGACCG GTAACTTTACATCGCCAACTGATTTAAATTTAATCATTGCCCGAAACAGCCAGTTAGAAATTGATTTAGTTACGCCGGAAGGATTACGACCATTAAAAGAAGTAAATATTAATGGCCAAATATGTGTCATGCGTCACTTCCGTCCTCAG GATAGTAAGAAGGATCTACTTTTTATACTTACTTTTCGTTACAATGTTATGATACTGGAATGCCGAATGGTCGGTGACCAAATTAGTGTGGTAACAAAGGCTCATGGTAATGTATCCGATCAAGTAAGCATACCCACTGAAGGCGGTGTCATCGCTGTTATTGATCCAAAGGCGCGAGTTATTGGAATGTGCCTTTACATGGGTCTGTTCACTATTATACCCTTGGATAAAGAGACAAGCGAATTGAAGGCGACTAATTTAAG aatggaCGAGTTAAATGTTTATGATGTCGAGTTTCTATACGGTTGCATTAATCCCACAATTATTGTTATACATAAAGATGTAGATGGACGGCATGTGAAGACACATGAGATTAATTTACGTGACAAAGAGTTTATGAAAATTGCCTGGAAACAAGACAATGTCGAGACAGAAGCCACAATGTTGATACCAGTACCAACACCATTGG GTGGAGCTATCGTTATTGGCCGTGAATCGATCGTATACCATGATGGAAATAGTTACCATGCTGTAGCACCTTCAACATTTAAG CAAAGCACCATTAACTGCTATGCGCGCGTGGATAGCAAAGGTCAACGGTATTTGCTGGGAAACATGTATGGACAGTTGTTTATGCTTTTCTTAGAGACCATCGACAATGGTAAAGGTGGAGTATCAGTCAAAGAAATAAAAGTGGAATTGCTAG GTGAAATTTCCATACCTGAATGCATAACGTATTTGGATAACGGCTTTCTCTTCATTGGTTCCAAACATGGCGACTCTCAACTTGTCCGTTTAAGTACAACGCCCAACGAGAATGGCTCCTACGTTATACCCATGGAGAACTTTACCAGTTTGGCACCTATACTTGATTTAGGTGTTGTAGATTTGGACCGACAAGGTCAAGGACAAATAATAACATGCTCCGGCAGCTTTAAAGATGGCTCACTACGTATTATACG GATTGGTATTGGTATTCAAGAGCATGCCTGCATTGATTTGCCTGGAATAAAAGGTATGTGGTCACTTAAAGTGGGTATAGACGAAAGTGTCTTTGAAAACACATTAGTACTGGCATTTGTGGGTCATACTCGAATTTTGACTCTAACTGGGGAAGAGGTTGAAGAAACTGATATACCAGGCTTTATTAGTGATCAACAAACTTTCCATTGCTCAAATGTTGATTATGATCAG aTTATACAAGTGACTCCACTTACTGTTCGTCTAGTTAAGAGTAGCACCAAATCTTTAGTAGGTGAATGGCAACCGCCAGATGGTAAACGTATTGGAGTAGTGTCGTGTAATACAtcacaaattgttgttgcttcagcATGCAATGTATACTACATAGAAATTGAGAATTGCTTCTTGGCAGAAAAATCACACAGAGCTCTAGAATATGAAGTCGCTTGTTTAGATATTACCCCATTGGAAGAGGGTAAAAATAAAGCAGACCTTGTCTCAATAGGATTGTGGACAGATATATCAGTTGTGATTCTATCACTGCCAAAACTGGAAACTATGTACACTGAGAAATTATTTGGTG AAATTATACCACGTTCCATTCTGATGACTACATTTGAGGGCATACATTATTTGCTCTGTGCGCTTGGTGATGGTTCGATGTTCTATTTCATACTGAATCGGTTGGATGGGCGTCTAAGTGAGAAAAAGAAAGTTACTTTGGGTACACAACCAACTACTTTGCGAACTTTTAAATCATTTGCCACAACTAATGTCTTTGCCTGCTCGGATCGTCCCACTGTTATTTATTCGTCAAATCATAAATTGGTATTTTCAAATGTCAATTTGAAGGAAGTAAATCATATGTGCTCACTAAATGCACAGTCATACCCAGACAGTTTGGCTTTGGCCACAAAGAATTCGGTGATTTTAGGCACCATCGACGAGATACAAAAGCTGCATATTCGCACTGTGCCACTGGGCGAGGGTCCACGACGCATTGCGTATCAAGAAAGTTCACAAACATTTGGCGTGGCAACGCTACGTGTTGATGTTCAAGGTCGTGGTGGTCCCAAACCCACAAGGCCGAGTGCCTCTACTCAAGCACAGAATATAACCTACGCTTCGAACATTATACCTAAACCGGGAGGCGGCAGTGCTGCAACTACAAATGCTGAAGTTGGTCAAGAATTGGAAATAAACAATTTGCTAATAATCGACCAGAATACTTTCGAAGTTTTACATGCGCATCAATTTATGCCATCGGAAAGCATAATTTCACTGATGTCCGCTAAACTTGGTGATGATCCGAATACGTATTATGTTGTATCAACCGCCCTAATCTATGCAGATGATCCAGAACCTAAAATTGGTCGCATAATTATCTTCCACTACAACGAAAACAAGCTAACTCAAGTGGCCGAAACGAAAATCGATGGTTCATGTAACTCCCTGGTGGAGTTTAACGGCAAAGTGTTGGCGGGCATAAACAGTTTTGTGCGGCTTTATGAATGGACCAATGAAAAGGAGTTGCGTATGGAATGTaatattcaaaataacatttctgTATTGTACCTAAAGGCCAAAG GTGACTTTATTTTGGTTGGTGATCTAATGCGTTCGATGACGTTGTTGCAGCATAAGCAGATGGAAGGTATTTTCGTTGAGATTTCACGTGATTGCGACCCTAAGTGGATGAGGGCTGTCGAAATCTTGGATGATGACACATTTTTGGGTTCGGAGACCTATGGCAATCTTTTCGTTTGTCAAAAAGATAG TGCCGCCACGACGGATGAAGAACGACAGCTATTGCCAGAAGTTGCGCGCTTTCATTTGGGCGATGTTGTAAATGTGTTCCGTCACGGTTCCTTGGTAATGCAAAACGTTGGTGAACGTACAACACCCAATATGGGTTGTGTGCTCTATGGTTCCGTGAATGGTGCCATTGGTATTGTTACGCAAATACCGCAAGATTTCTATGATTTCTTGCATAGCCTTGAGGAACGTTTAACAAATACGATTAAATCGGTAGGAAAAATAGATCACTCTTATTATAGAAGTTATCAAACGACACAGAAGACGGAGCCGTGTgagaatttcattgatggtgATTTAATTGAAAGTTTCCTCGATTTGGGTAGGGATAAAATGAAGGAAACTGTTATGGGCTTAGAG CTTACACTAAACGGGGAAAAGAAGGAGGCTGACGTCGATGATGTCATTAAAATTGTCGAGGACCTCACCAGAATGCACTGA